AGGGACACCCGGACACTGGCACGGCGGGTGCGTGGCTGACCAAGCCCCGGCATCCAGTGACCCCGTTCGCCGCCCGCGTCCACGGCCTGACGAACGACCGGCTGGAAAACGAACCCGGCTGGGAGGAGATCGCCGACCAGGTCCACACACTCCTCGGCACCTCATGGATCTGCGCCCACAACGCACACGTCGACCACCGAGTGCTCTCCGCACACCTCCCGACGTGGCAGCCGGCCGGAGTCATCGACACCCTCCGCCTCGCCAAAACCACCCACCCCGGCCTGCCCAAATACACCCTCGACGCCCTGATCGAACACCTCCGCCCGGACCTGACCCGGGCCCCCGCACATCGCCACCGCGCCACCTTCGACGCCTACGCCACCGCCCAGCTCCTGATCCTCATGGCCGACCGGTACGACACCTGGGACCAGCTCGTCGCCGCGGCCGTGCCGCCCGGCCTGCCCGGAGCCCCCGAACCAGACAAGGACCCCACCCTGTGGTGACCACCCCTCAGCCCGTCCGCATCGGCGTCATGGGCACCCACTCCACCGGCAAGACCACACTCCTCAAACGCATCGAAATGGAATTACGAGCCCACGGAATCCCCGTAACCCGCACCGGCCGACTCGGAAAACGCGCCGCACTCACCGGCCTGCCCAAGATGCAGCACCACACCGCCGCCTCCACCGAGTGGATCATCACCCAAGGCATCGCCGACGAAATCGCCGCAACCGCCCACCCCGGTCCCGAACCGATCCAGGTCATCCTCGCCGACCGCGCGGTCTGGGACGCCCTCGCCCACTTCCACGCCGCCCAAGCATGGCGACAGGAAACCCCCGACCCGCTGGAGTGCGAACGGCTCCGGCTCCTTACTTCCACGCAGGCGCAGAAGTACCACCTGCTCCTGGCCACGGTCCTCGACGAGGCCCTACCGGTCGAGAGCAAGCACGACTACGACGCCCGCTACCGAGCCCTGGTCGATCACCACACGCACGCGTTCCTCGCCGAAGACGAGATCCCGCACCAGCGCGTCACCAGCGACCCCGACAGCCAGGCGCATGCCGTCGAACTGGCGCTTCAACTCTGCCTCAACCAGGCCGCGCCATGAGCAGCACGCCGCCAGCGGCGCCATGACATCGCCGGGAAAACCGTCTCCCGCCTCGATCTCGACACCACGCGCCTGACCGGACCTCGGCACCTGGGGCGACTCCGGCGACCATTGCGACGAAAGTCGGCATGGTCCGGCCGACTCCCAACGGGTGGGTTCCGCACGGCCACCCCGTGTACCTGCGGGCCGTCGCATGCTCAGGAGGAGGCGACGACGCGAAGCCGAGCGCCGCGACTGAGAGCGGCCACTTGCGTGGTTGCAGTTGCGGCTGAAGGGCGGCTCTCGGATACCTGCCGCCGCACACAGCGACCGAACAAGCCGACGAGGGCCGCCACCCCGGCAATGGGGTAGCGGCCCTCGTAGTGTTCTGACGTCACGTCAGCACATCGATCCTGCGGCGCACACTCGGTGCACAAGGGGTGGAAAGCGAGCGGTCACTGTGAGAACTGGTGAGAAGTGTTCTCGCCGGTCAGTGCCTGTTTATGAGCCTTCCGCCCAAGTGGCCCGACCTTGCGGTTTAGATGTCGTAGTACAGCTCGAACTCGTGCGGGTGCGGGCGGAGTTGGATCGGGGCGATTTCGTTGGTGCGCTTGTAGTCGATCCAGGTCTCGATCAGGTCCGGCGTGAAGACGCCGCCCGCCTGGAGGTACTCGTTGTCCGCCTCCAGGGCGTCGAGGACCGCAGGGAGGGAGGTCGGGACCTGGGCCACGCCCGCGTGCTCCTCGGGGGCCAGTTCGTAGAGGTCCTTGTCGATCGGCTCCGCCGGCTCGATCTTGTTCTTGATGCCGTCGAGGCCCGCGAGGAGCAGGGCCGAGAAGGCGAGGTACGGGTTGGACGACGGGTCCGGGGCGCGGAATTCGACGCGCTTGGCCTTCGGGTTGGAGCCCGTGATCGGGATGCGCATCGCGGCCGAGCGGTTGCGCTGGGAGTAGACCAGGTTGACCGGGGCCTCGAAGCCGGGGACCAGGCGGTGGTACGAGTTGACCGTCGGGTTGGTGAACGCCAGCAGCGACGGCGCGTGGCGCAGGATGCCGCCGATGTAGTAGCGGGCGGTGTCCGAGAGGCCCGCGTAACCCTGCTCGTCGTAGAAGAGCGGGTCGCCGCCGGCCCACAGGGACTGGTGGACGTGCATGCCGGAGCCGTTGTCGCCGAAGATCGGCTTGGGCATGAAGGTCGCGGACTTGTTGTTGCGCCAGGCGACGTTCTTCACGATGTACTTGAAGAGCATCAGGTCGTCGGCCGCGG
Above is a window of Streptomyces sp. NBC_01498 DNA encoding:
- a CDS encoding 3'-5' exonuclease, yielding MNFSSWPPLLVVDVEGNGANPPDLVEVAALPVREGHPDTGTAGAWLTKPRHPVTPFAARVHGLTNDRLENEPGWEEIADQVHTLLGTSWICAHNAHVDHRVLSAHLPTWQPAGVIDTLRLAKTTHPGLPKYTLDALIEHLRPDLTRAPAHRHRATFDAYATAQLLILMADRYDTWDQLVAAAVPPGLPGAPEPDKDPTLW
- the glnA gene encoding type I glutamate--ammonia ligase, producing the protein MFQNADEAKKFIADEDVKFVDVRFCDLPGVMQHFTIPAKAFDPADELAFDGSSIRGFQAIHESDMALRADLSTARVDPFRRDKTVNINFFIHDPITGEQYSRDPRNIAKKAEAYLASTGIADTAYFGPEAEFYVFDNVRFNTTSNESFYHIDSEAGAWNTGSTEDNRGYKVRYKGGYFPAPPVDHFADLRAEISLELDRVGIEVERQHHEVGTAGQAEINYKFNTLLAAADDLMLFKYIVKNVAWRNNKSATFMPKPIFGDNGSGMHVHQSLWAGGDPLFYDEQGYAGLSDTARYYIGGILRHAPSLLAFTNPTVNSYHRLVPGFEAPVNLVYSQRNRSAAMRIPITGSNPKAKRVEFRAPDPSSNPYLAFSALLLAGLDGIKNKIEPAEPIDKDLYELAPEEHAGVAQVPTSLPAVLDALEADNEYLQAGGVFTPDLIETWIDYKRTNEIAPIQLRPHPHEFELYYDI